A section of the Calothrix sp. 336/3 genome encodes:
- a CDS encoding glutathione S-transferase family protein produces MIQQLPVRLLTFTSAIIFGYFPIYPILAVPVSQNNIPRASTNQTKLKLYGGAKTRTPMVQWYLEELGIKYEYISLNISAGENRKPEYLAINPMGKVPAISDGNLKLWESGAILLYLSEKYQKKTGSIEEYPQVTQWVFFANATLSPALFTEEKRKTEMPRLLTVLNQILQNKSFLVGNNLTAADIGIASYLYYAKILVPVNYDRYPAITAYLNAMEARPAFKNTLGQRNANTKNKNQS; encoded by the coding sequence ATGATTCAACAATTACCTGTAAGATTACTTACATTTACAAGTGCAATAATATTTGGTTATTTTCCTATTTATCCAATACTTGCGGTACCTGTATCTCAAAACAATATACCAAGAGCTTCTACTAACCAGACTAAGCTCAAGCTTTATGGAGGTGCGAAAACACGAACTCCAATGGTGCAATGGTATTTGGAAGAATTAGGTATAAAATATGAATATATCTCTTTAAATATCAGTGCTGGAGAAAATCGTAAACCTGAATATTTAGCTATTAATCCAATGGGTAAAGTTCCTGCAATTTCTGATGGAAACTTGAAGCTATGGGAATCTGGAGCAATTTTGTTATATTTATCTGAAAAATATCAAAAAAAAACGGGTTCCATAGAGGAATATCCTCAAGTTACACAGTGGGTATTTTTTGCTAATGCAACTTTATCTCCTGCTTTATTTACTGAAGAGAAGCGTAAAACTGAAATGCCACGTTTATTAACAGTACTCAATCAAATATTACAAAATAAATCATTTTTAGTAGGAAACAATTTGACCGCAGCAGATATTGGAATTGCTTCATATTTATATTATGCAAAAATTCTTGTCCCTGTAAACTACGATCGGTATCCTGCAATTACTGCCTATTTAAATGCAATGGAAGCAAGACCAGCTTTTAAAAATACTCTTGGACAGAGAAACGCCAATACAAAAAACAAAAACCAGTCATAA
- a CDS encoding TilS substrate-binding domain-containing protein, giving the protein MKWYERQVRPLTKLEPEQQREVWQQAVTAAGGKLPSGRIVQDIVQRIIERTRAPNPYHLGEICLIQPKDNPELRGKSGCWGVITYVG; this is encoded by the coding sequence GTGAAATGGTATGAGCGCCAAGTTAGACCCCTCACTAAACTAGAACCTGAACAACAGCGAGAAGTTTGGCAACAGGCAGTGACCGCAGCTGGTGGTAAATTACCTTCAGGTCGCATTGTTCAAGATATTGTGCAGCGCATCATAGAACGTACCAGAGCGCCTAATCCTTACCATCTGGGAGAAATATGCTTGATTCAGCCAAAGGATAACCCAGAGTTGCGAGGGAAAAGCGGCTGCTGGGGTGTGATTACTTATGTGGGATAG
- a CDS encoding GMC oxidoreductase — protein sequence MSQMLNRRRFLQASAAAAASIGVSTVRTWAGGVDEYVEAIVIGSGFGGAVASLRLGQAGIETVVLERGRRWQITDAGNTFSTTNNPDGRSTWLSPTTVLPPPVPEIPIDVYTGVLDVKRGNGINAYRGAGVGGTSLVYGGITYQPTEELFYKVFPRTIKYSELDRVYYPRVRSILKASPIPDDILQTKYYLASRILQEQAAKAGLQTRKIDIAFDWDIVRQEISNQKVASVIAGQIYYGTNSGAKNSLDRNYLSMAEATGNVEIRPLHVVTMIGESDRGRYRVVCNQINEQGEVLFQKSFVCRYLFLAAGSIGTTELLLRAKTNRTLRRLNNHVGKFWGTNSDSNTVMINAGETNPTLGTPGVIAVEHLDNPIAPVVLEPFQSLPFIPQGLIPVLGQGISQPEGYLTFNTATQSSDLFWPINSADSQKNAQALQYTYQRLNLANSTSLAAPPDYSSTAHPLGGATVGRVCNTHGQVFGYPNLFIVDGSFIPGSTACSNPSLTIAALAERSMDHFLNWIPRLRKI from the coding sequence ATGTCCCAAATGCTAAATCGTCGTCGATTTCTTCAGGCATCGGCGGCGGCAGCAGCCAGCATAGGTGTATCTACTGTGCGCACTTGGGCTGGTGGTGTTGACGAGTATGTTGAGGCGATAGTAATTGGTAGTGGTTTTGGCGGTGCAGTCGCATCATTGCGGCTTGGTCAGGCTGGAATTGAAACAGTTGTCTTGGAACGGGGACGACGATGGCAAATTACTGATGCAGGCAATACTTTCTCTACAACAAATAATCCCGATGGTCGTTCTACCTGGCTTAGTCCCACTACGGTTTTACCCCCACCAGTTCCAGAAATCCCTATTGATGTATATACAGGTGTTCTCGATGTCAAAAGAGGTAATGGTATCAATGCCTATCGAGGTGCAGGTGTGGGGGGTACTTCGCTTGTCTATGGTGGTATAACCTATCAGCCAACTGAGGAACTATTTTACAAAGTTTTTCCCCGCACTATAAAATACTCTGAACTAGATCGAGTTTATTACCCACGGGTGCGTTCCATCCTCAAAGCATCTCCCATCCCAGACGATATTCTACAAACCAAATACTACTTAGCCAGTCGTATTCTCCAAGAACAAGCAGCCAAAGCAGGTTTACAAACCCGAAAAATTGATATCGCTTTTGATTGGGACATTGTTCGTCAGGAAATTTCCAATCAGAAGGTGGCTTCCGTTATCGCAGGTCAAATTTACTATGGTACAAATAGCGGGGCGAAAAACAGCTTAGATCGCAACTATTTAAGTATGGCAGAAGCCACCGGTAACGTTGAAATCCGACCTTTGCACGTAGTCACGATGATTGGGGAATCAGACCGTGGGCGTTACCGGGTTGTTTGCAATCAAATTAATGAGCAAGGAGAAGTGCTTTTCCAAAAATCTTTTGTTTGTCGCTATTTATTTTTGGCAGCAGGTTCGATTGGCACTACTGAACTATTACTGCGTGCTAAAACCAACCGTACTTTGCGCCGCCTTAATAATCACGTAGGGAAGTTTTGGGGAACGAATTCCGATTCAAATACCGTAATGATTAATGCTGGTGAGACTAATCCAACACTAGGGACTCCTGGTGTAATCGCAGTAGAGCATCTCGACAACCCTATTGCCCCAGTGGTGCTTGAGCCATTTCAATCACTTCCTTTCATACCACAAGGTCTGATTCCTGTTCTTGGTCAGGGAATTTCTCAACCGGAGGGCTATCTTACCTTCAATACAGCTACTCAGTCATCAGATTTATTCTGGCCTATCAACTCAGCCGATAGTCAAAAAAACGCTCAGGCTCTCCAGTATACTTACCAACGTCTCAATCTAGCCAATAGCACAAGTCTTGCTGCACCACCTGACTACAGTTCTACGGCACACCCACTTGGTGGTGCAACAGTTGGACGAGTGTGCAATACTCACGGGCAGGTATTTGGTTATCCTAACTTGTTTATTGTTGATGGTTCATTTATTCCCGGTTCAACAGCCTGCTCAAATCCCTCGCTGACTATTGCTGCTTTGGCAGAACGGAGTATGGATCACTTTCTCAACTGGATTCCTAGACTAAGAAAAATATAA